The stretch of DNA TTTCGCGTTGGGTATAATCATCGTCGTTAATAGTTTTGCTTATCTCCCCCTGCAAAGAAACCGTGTATTGTTGCACCTCCGCTTCTTTTGACCCGACTATTAGAGGctcaatatatttttcgTTTTGCTCTTTGGCAGTTGGAGACTTACTGGGAGTATCGGCACCAAGATCGCTAACGGGCGCTTCTACCGTAGAGACCCGCGGTGTGTCTTTCGtcgtttctttcttctttccgATTGTGTCGCCCGAAGTGAGAACTTCTTTGCTTATAACTGGCACCAAATTACCTGCTGTTTCGAAATTGACCAGAGCATCTTGCTTTTCCTTTTGTTCTGCCTGAATGGTATCGTTTGCAATTGAACTCAGCTCCTTCTTTTCCCCATTCATCTGCTGTAATGCCTTTTTCTCCGGGACTTCATTATTTGTTCTACTTGTCGGACTTGTATTTGATACAAGTAAGTCACTGTTAGTTGATTGCACCCTCTTACAATCTATAACTGCTTTACGATCTTCGTCAGATTCAAAAACTGGCCTCTTTCCAACTTGCAAATTGGATTTGACCATGTCGATGACGGGACTACTGGATTTCGAATGAGGAGAGTTATTAGTGCTCTTTGGTAAAATAACTCCATTGCCACCAGCCTCCAACTGTGCCTCTGTCCTCTTTTCAGTGGAAAGAGAAACTTTGCTGTCTGTTTGTAGTGGTGTTACAGGTTCAAACGACTTTTTATCTTCTTTCGTAGAAATATTCAGCTCGGTCGTTGTGGTCAAGGTTTCAATTTGTGAAGGGACAGATCCTGTGGATCGTTCCATCATTAATTGTCGCTCAGTGGTTGCAGAAGATAGTGCAGGTTGAAAAGCTGGTGTACTTGTGTCTTGTAACGAGTTACTTTGACCCTGATAATGTGACAAAATATCACTACCCATGCAGAAATCGGAAGAATGGCTTTGCGAATGTTTTGTTTGAGGGGGCTCTTGGCCCTTTACTTGACTAGCTGCcaagtttattttttttaccgAGTgatctttcaaagtctccTCTCCTGTTGTTGATCCACTATTCGTGCTGTCTTTCTGAGGCATTGAGCTTGACGAGTTTAGATAAACTGATTCCGGCATGTAACTATGCTCTTCCTCTTTCCATTTTCCGGGTGGGTCCCTTTCTTCTACTACATGAACGTCACCTGGACTATCTGCTTGTGTGAGCTGAGAATCCTTCCTTGTGTTGGGAACATCCAAAGTATTGGTGACATATCTGCCGTCGGAATGAGTTGATGTACCGATAGTTTTGCCTATTTCATGCGGTGAAGTTGTACTAGTGTCCATTTTAAATTTAGTATCGGTTGAAAAGCTTCCTTTTCGTTTTAGCTGTAAAGATGATGAATTGGTCTTCTTGTTATGAAGGTTGGGATTCTGATCAGTTAGTGAATCGCTTGAAGATGTAGGCACTACAGCAGTCCTTTCTTTGCCAGATTCAATTAGAGtacttcttttttctttgttcaTACCTGCGTTTGGCAATTCGTCTGTGGCGTTGTCTGTATTACCTTCGACATCCCTCTCTGTCTTTTCCGTCAATTGGGTTTCTACCTTTTCGCCATTACCAGGGGGGCTAGTTAATGGTGCATCTTTGTTCTCACCAATAGGGACGTCATTTGATTCATGTTGCACGGCTACAACTTCTACAGGGTCTATACTCGCTGCCGTTATAGGACGATTGAGTGATTCTTTGATATCCTGAATATGTTCTGGTGCCGGCATAGGAATCTTAGACACACAAGTAGTGCTTTCCGCGCTGGTTTTTAAAAGTTCCTTTGATTCTGATCCCTCTACTACTGAGTGGTCGTCCTCTAAGGTTGTGGGGGTAGCTTTGTCTGCCACCTCCATCCCTGAACGGCCTTGAGGGGTGGAAAGGGAAGGTGTTGTAACATTTCCGCCATTCTCAGGAGACTTCAATATATCTGAAGACGGCGAGCTGTGGTGGTTCAGATTCTCTGAGTTCAGGTTACCTTGTGTCGTTGGTGTTTTTGAGAAATGGGCAACCCCATTTATTCGCTCAGTTGTTTGATTTCTATCCTCTGCAAACTGCCCATTTGTTGTGTTGTGAACTGGTTGACTGTAAAAGGAATTGGTCGATTCATCATATCTATTTAGAAGACTTGTCTTTAAGCCTCGAGGGTTGTTACCATCAtccattttttcttctgtttcatTCTCATAATCTCTATAATGTCTTTCCTTGGCCTTGCTAAAATCTGATGGACCATGACGGAAACGAAATGCGCTACCGTCAGCTAAGTTTGTGTCTGATACAGACTCGCTACCGGATAAACCGGACGAGTAACGTCGATGGGAATCATTTATAGTTGTGTTCCGTTCCTCCTGCTCATTTATCTTATAATCAACTCTTTTGGTACATATTACTAGTGGATTTGTGTTCGATTTCTCGTTTCTATTCATTCTTCTAACCTTATTTTGTGGTTCTGTGAAGTGATCTGGGCTTTGTCTATAGTCGGGAAGTACATCGTCGTTATCTGGAGTTGATGACCGCATATCTCCAGTAAGTCCATCATCTTCGTCCCTGAAATGTGAAGAGAAGCTCTTGGAGTGTTCTGAATTATATCTCCGCACCTTTGGGCCTGGCTGTTTGTACCTGTACCCGCTGTTCCAACCTGTGTTACCATTGCTGTTATATCGATGATTTGACCTTTGTGGATAGCTATAATTATTTTCACTCGAAATTCCCAGTGATCCATCATCTTTCTTTATTATGGGTCTATGCGGTCTATTATTGTAAAAGTCATCTGTTCGATAACAATTTTGGCTACCTCTACTAGATGACTGTCCTCTCCATCTACTAGGTTTTCTTCTATTAGACATTCTTGACGGGTTTATTAAATGAAAGGAGTATACAAACAGCGATCTCCCAAAACTATCCTTTTGTGTAATAGGCCACAATTAAATCGAATCTGCCATACGGTTTGTGCGTACTGGGATGTACCTGTGTGTCCTGTTCGTGTCTATTTGCAACCATAATCcaatactttttttcttttgtctCCATCTagcttcaatttttttcgGGCTTagttaatttttttcttgtggTAGCACGAAAGGCCcaatctttttgaaagGTTTTGGTTTCCGACTTAAGAGGTTGTTGAATTGCTATCTctaaaagaaaaagatCCTTTTCTGTTGAAACAGTACAGTATAAAAGAAACCGTTCTGGTAATATGCTatgctcttttttttttggaaaattaGAATAATGCTTATATAAATTAAAAAGGCAAAATAACACGAATTACCTATTGGGCTTTTGGCAATGAAATGAAAGAGCAGCGATAACAAGCTCAAGTAAGAATCCATTTTTCGTCGTCTCTCATCGGCTACATTCCTTAATTTTTATCATGACCCGAACTTCTACCGTTATTTTTTAGCTTTTCAGTAAGATATAAGTGTTGCAGTTCTTGTGTTATAACCCTTGATTTCAACTCTTCGAAATCCTTTTCCCTTTTAGATAAATCTGTTTGGCTGCTCTCTAAAAGTGCCTGTAATGTAATAATCTTTAGCTCCTTTTTCATTAATTGCCCACTCAAAGTACTGATGATTTCCATGGccttttccaaattttctGAATATCCAGAATTGAGAAAATGTTTCGTGCGCCCTCTACGTTCATCTTCAGTCTCTTGATCCTTCTTTTTACCCTGATCTGAATTGTCAAAATCTGTTTCGATAGCGCTGACTGACTTGAGGCCGAGACTCGTCGTTCTAGTAGTCGACGTTAAGTCTGCCGATGGTGCGGCACTACGCGcaaatttttcaacataAGGTTCCGATCGAGAGTGCTCTGTAGCAGCAGGTTCAAATTCTTTAGTACCCAAAAATGGTTTGTACTCTGATGAATTCCTTTTcgtattttcttgtttagTGTCTTGATTAGCACTTGGTTCCGGTGATTGTTCTAGTTGATTCATCGTTTCAAAGTCTTGAGGGGACGCAATAtcattttcattttctttagGTTGAGGTGTAACTGCTATCTTGTCATTTTCAGGTTCTTTAGGTTGAGGTGTGACTGTTGTCTTGGCGTTTTCAGGAGTGGTACCATTACAGattgttttattttctgATTTAGTTGGTTGTTCGTCTTTTATTGTATTAATATCAATCCCCATATTCTTGAtaaacttcaaagttttcgaaCGGTCCCAAAGTCGAATCCTTTTTTCCTCTGGCGGTTTAAGTGATAATCTTTCAAGTTGTTTGTAAACTGAGTTCGatattttctcttcttcttctttttcttcaaatattgCAATATCGATTGAATCGTTAATCTCGCTATGGGTTTCTGAaccaaaaatatttttgaaaacgtAGTGAATCTTCTCAGTTATTCtgtcattttctttttgtgCTTCTGTGGCACCCTCATTTGAGAATCTCAGGCCCAAATAAACGTTGCAACCTTTAAGATTTAGCCACCACTCCTGTTTCCACACTTCTCTGGATGACAAATGTTTCCCTCTTGTTTGTGGAGCGGAGGTACCGGAGATCTCTGCTCCAGTGGCATGTAAAGGTTCCTTTTTCTGTCCAATTGATTCCTCTATATTTTTCACATCCTGGTCGTTGCTCTTTATGTCAGGTGATACCTTCGTACAATTCCCAAGAGCATTGCTCGTGGCGGGATTTTTATTcttattattattttcaCCCACGTCGTCCTGTTTTCCTACTCCCAACGGAGGCATTCCGGTGAAATCttttttctcgttttcAGGTTTACTTGGAATGGCAACATCCTCAGAATTATTAGACAATTTTGATGCAAAGTGTTTGGGGAGCTCGTTTATCTCCTTTGCAATCTGCTGTGCTCTGTTGCTTATCTCTTGGAGAGTTGGTAACATCTCACCTTTTGGAATATCACCAGCTTTTAGTGACCGCTTTTCCTTTCTATATTCGGGAGTTAACTCGGTATCTAGGGGCAAGTACGTGAGCTCGTCCCCATTTCTGGTTGACAGTTGTTGATAAAATAGAGCATCTGAACTCTCATAATTTTGGGCTGTACAAATATTGTTTGTCACAGTAACAACAGTGTTGGATGTAAACGGAGTATGGGGAGCGATAGCTGGCATTATCAATTCCGCTACCGTATTTTTGGAACAGGACTGGtgatttttcaaaatacgGGACGCAGAGTTTACAAGTTGTCTATTATCCACTAaccattttcttctccagtCAGGATATTCTATTCCACTTCCATGGTGTGACGATTCCAAATCAGGTATGAGTGGGGTTAAGGGACCATCATTCGCAGTCGGTATATTACCATGATACGTTTCTTCGATCTCAGTCATCTCTCCATCGTCAACTTCATCCTCAGATTCAGCTTCAGAAGTGGATATGTTAATAATCTCCATTTTGTCTTTAGGACCTTCGCCATCTGATGAAGACACATTCTTGATGTTGCTCCTCCTTTCTCCAGACACATAAATCACCGAAGTATGCATCTTACTTGCACCGCTATTTTCGGAACTTCCTGTGACAGATGTTTGTCCTGGTTGACTTGATACAAAGTTAGGATGGTTTGTTTGGACAACAGGTTGGACTGATGGTTCTAGACTATTTCTCCCCAATCCAGGCAGTACgtttttttcagttttcaAGACCGAGTCGTTTTGTCTTTCTATATGGGCTTTGTTCTGAGCAGACTTCGTTTCCATTGAAtttgcagaaacaaaaTCAGGTTGTTTGGCGATGCCCTCAGATAGGACGGCATGCGTGTACTCGATATTTCCATCAACAGATTTCTGTGTAAAGACATTCGGTGTAACATTCTGAATCCTTAGAGATTCGGGAGATTGTCCGTGTTGTTGTCCTTGATATTCCACTGAGGGTACAAGGTTTTTATCACTAATCATACCATGGGCTGGTTCGATATTACTTTGGTCTACGGGGGTAGTATGTTGCAAGGCGTGTGAAGCCGGTCCCGTTGACGTAGCCAATTTCTCAATCGAACTTGTTAAATGTTGTATTGTAGGACCGGCAGTGGCAGAGATTGCTTCCTGTCTCTTCTGCATgtttggtggtgttggtgaTTTAGATATGGTTGCGTTTTCTGGTCCCTTGGGCAGGGCCTGTGCTGCCGATTCCATTGGTATACTTCCTGTTGCCGTCCCCTTTCGTATGTTTACTTTTGCCGATCCTTTAGGTATGTTTACTGCTGCCGGTTCAGCTGGAATACTTTCTGCTACCAGTCCAACTGGTATGCTTAAtgtttctgttcttcttttggaacgAATTGGGTTTGGCTCATTGGGGAGGTCCGATTCGTCAAAGTTACGTTTCGAATTATTGGATGTTGACGTAGAGGAATGTGGATCTTCGGGTTGGAGTTCGGCAACAATACTTGGTGATTGACTATTTGTCTCTTGTGTTGGTACAAGATCGTTTTTATTTGtagtttgttcaattggtgTCTGTGTGAGAGGCTGCGTGAGGGGTATTTCCTCTGAACCTTCCGCTGAATCAGCTTGTAAAACATCGTTTCCAGGGATAACCGTAGTAGGTGTGCCAACCTGCGTGGATTGCGATATACCGTTATAAAATTCTGCTGGCTTCAAGTTCTCGGAGGTAGTGGAATGAAAGTCAAGAGACCTTACAATCTGGGAGGACCGTGCGCTTGACTCTTCGGATAGTCTCCCGGTATTATTCATACGTTCACGGTTTTTTGCAGCATGTTtagtgttgttgtttgccGTAGTTTTTCTATCTGAACCGCTAGAGACCTCTCTTTGTAGTTTAGAGCTTGAAACTAAAGAGGCTATGTCCATTCGTTTAAAAGTATCAACGGTAACTGGGCGTTCAGTAGTGTTGTTGGATTCTTCAGAACTCGTATTCTGAAATATTGATGTTTGAGTAAACTCAGGTACGTTATTATCATTCTGAGAAGGTATGGATGTTACTACATCAGTTGGGATAGCCGTTTCGGTGGTTGCGCTTGTaggtatttttttggcaatATCGTTATTGATTCTATCATCAGTATGCTTTGATCCGCCATCTTTTGGAGTCTCAGTATTTGATTTCTTAGCACCACTGTTCAAACTTGATGATTTATCTTGTTGATCTTTCGTTACTGCGGATTTCACGTTGATAACGGTATCCGGTTTACTAGATGCAGGTGTAGGAGAAGTTGTATTCTGGTTGGTAGGCTTCTCTATTTGAGTAGTTGTTGTAGGTGGATTTTCAGAAACAGGACGTGTCCCTGTTGGCGTGTCAGACAACGGAGCAGCGTTGTATGTTTCTTGGGCTGTAAAAGACCAAGGTCTCGCGGATCTACTGACCGAACTCCTGGCTTGAGCTAGGAAAGAACCGCGcgccttctttttctgaGGATGGCCAACTCGTTGATCGAGTGGAACTGCTATCAAAGGAGGTTTTGTAACTGCTGGAGTAGTATTTTTCACTATTCTACCTGAATCTCTCGACGGCCCCATTGTTGTTAGAGGTTCCTTCCCTGTTGAATCACGCTGCCGCGACAGCTTTGATCTTGTATTTGGAGATTGATCCCGGTTAGCGTTCACTGGAACCAGAAGcgctgttgttgtctttCCAACTTGAGGTGACGAGACATGACCGGGGGACTTAGCGGAATTTGATGTTGGCAATTTCTGTTGCTTCCTTGCAGAGGATGTTCGATCGCGGTGCTCATGTGTAGGCGTTACACCATTacttctttcaaaacttgcGCTGCCAGTAGTGTTAGGTGCTCTTGCACGTGTAGGTGTTCTTAATTTCGAATTATGAGGGGAGTCAGTCGTATTACTCCCAAAGCTACGTGTGAGCTTCCTCCAAAAATTAGGAAATCTTTCCCGTTCAGGAGACTGTGGTTTCTCCGGTGAActctttgttgttgtggtatATTTGATCAAAGATATATTCGGATACTCTGTTTCTGCTCCGCTTGTCCTCTGTTTGGAAataatcttcttctcaagAAGGTCACCGCCGCTCGCTGAACTAGGCATTGTACTTGTTTCTATCCACTTAGTCTTATTCAAAGATTGTGTCCTATTGCTGATAAATTCGTACCTTGCGACAGAGAAAATTGGTATAATACAATCTGGGGACTTCGATGTGGATTCTTAAACGATGGTTTATACACCAAAGAGTTAGTGAGCCGTATATCAAAGATACCAGAAAAGTTGCCACAAGATGTAGCTAGCGGGTCAAAAGAGGAGAGGTTTGCTGTGCCCTCCTTTACTAAAAAATATGCTAATCCTTCGTGTATGCTTTGGTTGGACCTGTTTTAGActattttatttatctTTATTTGCtttgttgttattttttcGTCATTTCGTCGCGaattccaattttttttcggATTTGAAGTCTGCGACTACACAAAGTAGCAAACTTTCAGCAAAAGGTCGTTTTTCCACGTTTGCTGATTTTCCTTTGGGCTATTAA from Huiozyma naganishii CBS 8797 chromosome 1, complete genome encodes:
- the KNAG0A04320 gene encoding uncharacterized protein (similar to Saccharomyces cerevisiae ASF2 (YDL197C); ancestral locus Anc_8.443), which translates into the protein MSNRRKPSRWRGQSSSRGSQNCYRTDDFYNNRPHRPIIKKDDGSLGISSENNYSYPQRSNHRYNSNGNTGWNSGYRYKQPGPKVRRYNSEHSKSFSSHFRDEDDGLTGDMRSSTPDNDDVLPDYRQSPDHFTEPQNKVRRMNRNEKSNTNPLVICTKRVDYKINEQEERNTTINDSHRRYSSGLSGSESVSDTNLADGSAFRFRHGPSDFSKAKERHYRDYENETEEKMDDGNNPRGLKTSLLNRYDESTNSFYSQPVHNTTNGQFAEDRNQTTERINGVAHFSKTPTTQGNLNSENLNHHSSPSSDILKSPENGGNVTTPSLSTPQGRSGMEVADKATPTTLEDDHSVVEGSESKELLKTSAESTTCVSKIPMPAPEHIQDIKESLNRPITAASIDPVEVVAVQHESNDVPIGENKDAPLTSPPGNGEKVETQLTEKTERDVEGNTDNATDELPNAGMNKEKRSTLIESGKERTAVVPTSSSDSLTDQNPNLHNKKTNSSSLQLKRKGSFSTDTKFKMDTSTTSPHEIGKTIGTSTHSDGRYVTNTLDVPNTRKDSQLTQADSPGDVHVVEERDPPGKWKEEEHSYMPESVYLNSSSSMPQKDSTNSGSTTGEETLKDHSVKKINLAASQVKGQEPPQTKHSQSHSSDFCMGSDILSHYQGQSNSLQDTSTPAFQPALSSATTERQLMMERSTGSVPSQIETLTTTTELNISTKEDKKSFEPVTPLQTDSKVSLSTEKRTEAQLEAGGNGVILPKSTNNSPHSKSSSPVIDMVKSNLQVGKRPVFESDEDRKAVIDCKRVQSTNSDLLVSNTSPTSRTNNEVPEKKALQQMNGEKKELSSIANDTIQAEQKEKQDALVNFETAGNLVPVISKEVLTSGDTIGKKKETTKDTPRVSTVEAPVSDLGADTPSKSPTAKEQNEKYIEPLIVGSKEAEVQQYTVSLQGEISKTINDDDYTQRENTALNKSSTLDISGEKSVLYDRDSVTEKLGLLDVNIVKEGGREQMLMPREGQADTTSPTQSTIRRDEDSTSPNDQSIFVGRNNLPAIIGRSGDGLKTSSDAESVETAKLGAINKTSTFKIEKLESKVKKLRKTRKLLEGHVSTLSEDIINYEKRLTGALGKLDYLNKTNNDLLKSYNTLCFKMTDHLSDTRVSFAENKQHPCPVSVEEIKEVSAPVSDTDSGDSVTNLLDNKIIRRISEFEILELEVSEKQKTLLNEEAEDLQVSSESPFLKQLKERLIETEKKMIDTQKLMDTRVLNLNNMVVQLSRRKFELEKELASHKQYLVKTSTYIEKMSEEMQKKKAATTDDGTVLLLKQELKKEKEMNKNLRVLIDSNNVTTSKQMQVLTQHLNDVSLKFNILSNTYRQLFEEYTVQKSKLRLLRQTGKQMETTQRDLEDTITKQEGTIKSLSSSDRDHTLDKTAIFWKKMYETVRSEKDAEKSKWQAEVARLHKYYNNALGERESAVKKPSEVSSVGETEPAHSIKPQTLTLFMKNNNLNNKDIPVLKSSFDLVPHYSNLIPSTQEPEQKSG
- the SIR4 gene encoding chromatin-silencing protein SIR4 (similar to Saccharomyces cerevisiae SIR4 (YDR227W); ancestral locus Anc_8.442) is translated as MPSSASGGDLLEKKIISKQRTSGAETEYPNISLIKYTTTTKSSPEKPQSPERERFPNFWRKLTRSFGSNTTDSPHNSKLRTPTRARAPNTTGSASFERSNGVTPTHEHRDRTSSARKQQKLPTSNSAKSPGHVSSPQVGKTTTALLVPVNANRDQSPNTRSKLSRQRDSTGKEPLTTMGPSRDSGRIVKNTTPAVTKPPLIAVPLDQRVGHPQKKKARGSFLAQARSSVSRSARPWSFTAQETYNAAPLSDTPTGTRPVSENPPTTTTQIEKPTNQNTTSPTPASSKPDTVINVKSAVTKDQQDKSSSLNSGAKKSNTETPKDGGSKHTDDRINNDIAKKIPTSATTETAIPTDVVTSIPSQNDNNVPEFTQTSIFQNTSSEESNNTTERPVTVDTFKRMDIASLVSSSKLQREVSSGSDRKTTANNNTKHAAKNRERMNNTGRLSEESSARSSQIVRSLDFHSTTSENLKPAEFYNGISQSTQVGTPTTVIPGNDVLQADSAEGSEEIPLTQPLTQTPIEQTTNKNDLVPTQETNSQSPSIVAELQPEDPHSSTSTSNNSKRNFDESDLPNEPNPIRSKRRTETLSIPVGLVAESIPAEPAAVNIPKGSAKVNIRKGTATGSIPMESAAQALPKGPENATISKSPTPPNMQKRQEAISATAGPTIQHLTSSIEKLATSTGPASHALQHTTPVDQSNIEPAHGMISDKNLVPSVEYQGQQHGQSPESLRIQNVTPNVFTQKSVDGNIEYTHAVLSEGIAKQPDFVSANSMETKSAQNKAHIERQNDSVLKTEKNVLPGLGRNSLEPSVQPVVQTNHPNFVSSQPGQTSVTGSSENSGASKMHTSVIYVSGERRSNIKNVSSSDGEGPKDKMEIINISTSEAESEDEVDDGEMTEIEETYHGNIPTANDGPLTPLIPDLESSHHGSGIEYPDWRRKWLVDNRQLVNSASRILKNHQSCSKNTVAELIMPAIAPHTPFTSNTVVTVTNNICTAQNYESSDALFYQQLSTRNGDELTYLPLDTELTPEYRKEKRSLKAGDIPKGEMLPTLQEISNRAQQIAKEINELPKHFASKLSNNSEDVAIPSKPENEKKDFTGMPPLGVGKQDDVGENNNKNKNPATSNALGNCTKVSPDIKSNDQDVKNIEESIGQKKEPLHATGAEISGTSAPQTRGKHLSSREVWKQEWWLNLKGCNVYLGLRFSNEGATEAQKENDRITEKIHYVFKNIFGSETHSEINDSIDIAIFEEKEEEEKISNSVYKQLERLSLKPPEEKRIRLWDRSKTLKFIKNMGIDINTIKDEQPTKSENKTICNGTTPENAKTTVTPQPKEPENDKIAVTPQPKENENDIASPQDFETMNQLEQSPEPSANQDTKQENTKRNSSEYKPFLGTKEFEPAATEHSRSEPYVEKFARSAAPSADLTSTTRTTSLGLKSVSAIETDFDNSDQGKKKDQETEDERRGRTKHFLNSGYSENLEKAMEIISTLSGQLMKKELKIITLQALLESSQTDLSKREKDFEELKSRVITQELQHLYLTEKLKNNGRSSGHDKN